DNA sequence from the Nicotiana tomentosiformis chromosome 3, ASM39032v3, whole genome shotgun sequence genome:
agttcATGCCCAGGATAACCTCAAAATTATTCATATCGAGTAACAggagatccgctctagtctcataaccacataatgtgaccacacaggaccgatagatccggtccacaacaacagaatcacccacaggagtggacacataaacaagagttcCCAAAGGCTCATAAGGAATaaccaggaaatgagcaaatagatatgacacatatgaataggtggaccctggatcaaataataccgaagcatccctaccgaagatagaaataatacatgtgatcacgtcatctgaggccactgcatcttgTTTGGCTGGGAAAGCATGGAATatggctggagcgccacctggctTGCCTCcacctgactgacctccacctcttggACAGACCCTACCTACCTGTCCTCTGCCTATGGGCGGCCATACGGCTGGTGTGCCTGGTGGTGCTGTAATGATAGGCTGCTGACCTTGCTGCACTACCTTGCCCTGAAGtttgggacaaaacctcttcatgtggccaggatctccgcactcgtaacaacccctcaAAGCGGTGGACTGTTGCCCCGaggtctgaccctgatggcctgaatacccactagaaggaccttgaatagctggtgggcgataggaactctctggcatggcgctgaaatagggtcgaactggagcaccccaaggaggtGGTAGTGTTAGATATGTAGGCCTGCTCGGCTGGActctcccaaactgacctctgcccccagatggagcaccactaaatcctcctgAATGACGGAACCGCTTGTCCCACGACATCTGCTCTTGATCCCGCTGACGATAACCCTCAATCCTTcgagctatctccataactagTTGGTAAGAGGTCCCCAtatcaacctctcgggccatagtggacCGAATATCGAAGTGTgaccccgcaacaaacctctgtaCTCTCTCTGTCTCAGTAGGTAGTATCATCaatgcatggcgagataactcagataAACTCGCTTCATAATCACTCATTGACATCTGGTCTTGCTGGAGCTACTCAAACTGAgactgcaactcttccctctgggagggtggaatatacctatccaagaaaaggcgtgtaaactgatcccaagtcatgggaggagaacctgccaGTCTTCCGAGAAGATGAGACTTCCACCACCTACGGACCCTGCCCTCTAACTATAAAGTGGTGAAATCCACCCCATGGTACTCTAATatactcatgttgtgcagtctgtccctgcacctatcaatgaagtcctgggagtcctcatgtcgctcacctccgaagacaggagggtgaagcctggtccatctatccaataccTTCTGCGGCTCTCCGACCGTAGCTAGTCTAGGCTCAGGTACaactgctgcaactggctgggctctgcccacgggtagtgcacccggggtctgatatacggtcGCTGCATGTCCAAGAGCCtgggcagtaggggtctgtgctccccctcctgcctgagatgtggttgggtccgctggaaataaaccagcctgggtcatagtatccatgaaccgtagcatatgACCCATAACCTCCTGAAACCCCGGGgctgacatgaaatctaccggggctggctcCGCTGCAGGCACCTTACCCTGCTTCTCAATAgggggatcctccactggatccgctggtggtaTAGCTGGGGTAACTCTAGGACGTCCTCATCCCCTACCTCGGATTGGTTCCatcccccggcctctgcctcggcctttagCAGCAGGGGGCAGCCCCTACCGAGTCTAGAACATCCGTCGTGCGCGTTCTCACCTTATAACCCCTCGAacataagtatagacgtctctgcaccgatccgcaagactttattaggcatgctcataacttgtgagacctacatgaacctagtgctctgataccatgttgtcacaacccagtttctcctataggccgtgatggccaccaacgttaccgctaggcaagaCAACCTTAAGCTAACTCCGTGATCTTTCTTTTAACAGTTTAAAATAGTTGGTTTTTAATTTATGCACAAATAAGAAATGAAAGGTTTATAAAAATGAGAGATCAAAATTTTTAAAACAAGTGAGATAAGATAAATAACCCAAAACCATCAAGGGCCTACTAACATAAATTtccaagacctgatgtcacacgtgtatgagctactagtagaatatacaaaagagtactacacTGTTGTCTGAAACAAAATAAACAGAAAATAAAGCAAAAGGAAGACTTCggttgctgcagaacgggcttAGAAGACAGCTCACCGCAAAGTCTCGCAGTAGTAATCAAGTGTGCGCCAGACTGATATCCAGaagcacctacctcagatcctgcacattaagtgcagaagtatagcgtgagtacataaataacatgtacctagtaagtatctagtctaactgcgaagaagtagtgatgaggggtcgactttgacatttactatgggccaacaataaagAATATATAAAAATGTTAATTAAACATGGGATATATAAATGACAATAGAACTCAGAAGTAAGAATTTAAATAGACAATCCTTTCACCGATAGCAATTACCAAATCAATTTCTCTCCTTTAGTCTTTTAACCTTTCaaaccaatgaagcaatatcaaacaTATTGGAATTTCTAGTATCATTTCGCATGAGTTATGCCGAGGACATACGACCCGACCCAAAATACAAATaaatatactgtgtgcactgccgagggtcgaacgacgtgaaccatagatgca
Encoded proteins:
- the LOC138908240 gene encoding uncharacterized protein, with product MSMSDYEASLSELSRHALMILPTETERVQRFVAGSHFDIRSTMAREVDMGTSYQLVMEIARRIEGYRQRDQEQMSWDKRFRHSGGFSGAPSGGRGQFGRVQPSRPTYLTLPPPWGAPVRPYFSAMPESSYRPPAIQGPSSGYSGHQGQTSGQQSTALRGCYECGDPGHMKRFCPKLQGKVVQQGQQPIITAPPGTPAVWPPIGRGQVGRVCPRGGGQSGGGKPGGAPAIFHAFPAKQDAVASDDVITCIISIFGRDASVLFDPGSTYSYVSYLFAHFLVIPYEPLGTLVYVSTPVGDSVVVDRIYRSCVVTLCGYETRADLLLLDMNNFEVILGMNWLSPYHSILDCHAKTVTLAMSELPRLEWKGTQPISIPPYYMASKELKEQLEELLAKGSSGRVVTIKNKYTLPRIDDLLDRLQGARVFSKIDLRSGYHQLKIRDSNVPKTAFRTRYGHYEFIVMSFGLSKAPAAFMDLMNRVFRPNIDSFVIVYIDDILIYSRSVEKHEQHLRVVLQTLRE